Part of the Arachis hypogaea cultivar Tifrunner chromosome 6, arahy.Tifrunner.gnm2.J5K5, whole genome shotgun sequence genome, TACTAGAAGAATTGatgcttaatttatttttatctaaaatactttttattacatataatttattatatttgtatatattaaaattattttaaatgttaaaaataatcttatcaaacacaaattttataACTTATGTTAATTAAAAGttacttttatttcaatttacaaataaaagaaatcacGGTATCGATTaaatcaagaagaaaaaaaaagttgaacAAAAGGGTGAAATAATTTTTGGAGATATATTTTTGTCCCCATCTTATCTTAACTActatatataacataattttcAATCAGCACTTCACATTTCACAAATTAAATCACTATCAAAAGTTGCAACAATAAGCCAGCTAGACCAAATAAAGTAACACAGAAGCCACATATTTCACTACATAAAATTTTACTACTTTTATATATCATCATCATGTCAATAATATTACTAATTAAACGCATGATTatacttaattattaattaactcgGCGACAATTCTTTCTAACTTGGCCGTTAAAACCGGTAATGGGTCGAAGGTTTCCCAATTTGATCATAGACATGGCAAATTGTTGGAAGAACAAAGCCTCATCTTGAGCATATTTCTTGACAAGTTCTTGAGTCTTGATGACACCACCAGAGAGAAGAACTTGATCAGAATTGAGTAAGCCTCTTCCTTGAAGAATGAACTTGAAGTAAGTGTTATCAAACATCCTGGGAGAACCAAAGTCCAATGGGGAAATGTTGTTGTCACCACCTGATCTTGGACACACTGTTTTGAGACCAAAGTAGAATGTTCTTTCTATTGACACGTCTGCTTCGTTCTTTCCATTTTGGTTGTATAGTCTTTGCTTGAATGTTGCACACCTTGCCACCCCAATTGTATGTGcacctaataataatataattaacaaaaaaaaaagagtaaaaatccATAAAATGTGATCATTAATACTAAGCTATGAAGCACAGAAAGATTAATTAAGTGGCTTGTCTAACTAGGCATTTAACAAGTATCAGGGTCTAACAGTTACGTTTTGTTTGTATCATTAatactaatataaaatttatatatgtaaatGATATCTTTACATCTTACCATTATAAAAATTCGGTGTATTTCTATATCCATATTATGTCGAGTGTTCATAACTGATGATTTGATGAGAACAAAGAAGATGGAGATAGATGACTATGATATAGCatgacaaaaaatatataaatgaagGAAAGTAGGTTGAATCAATTATATTCTGACCTGAGAGGGCAACAAGGTCAACTTCATCAAGGCCTTGACGCTTGAAAAATGTTATTAGATTTTCAATGGTGGCATTTGGTGGTGGAATTTTGTTGTTTGAACCAATTAAACTTGCTGTTCTTGAGTCTCTCCTTCCTAATGGTAGCTCCCAGTTAGGCCCTCCACTCTGTTTCAAAAATAATCATTTAAATTTCATTTATCATTAAGATATTAAGCATATCCATACATATCAATAATCATTTTAAAGTAAAATGTAAGTATAACAATTTAATCTTAATGTTCGGTCAATTTAATCTCTATATAGATGATATTATGATTAATTgacagtgtaaaatattttattgcGTATCGAAATTAATCTCTATCATATAGCAAGCAATTAAAGTAGATTAAAGTGTGGTTTTCTCACAAGAATAGTGGAGCCTCTTGCTGCAAGAGCAAGAATGTCTGCACAAGACACAGTCTGAGGGCATTCTTCCTCCAACTTAGCCTTGATCTCGTCGATCACTTCAAAACCTCGGATGGAATTCTTGTTCGGGCCGGAGTTCTTTTCGCTTACTATTGCAGGGCTATCGTCCAGCAAAATCGAAGCATCACAGCCCtgccattaaaaaaaaaaaaagaacttatGAATACTAGTTGATCTATTCATGCaaaaagaacatgaagcaacttACCACAGAGAAACAGTTATTATAACGGATATATATAAAATGAGATTCACCTGGACAAAGCAATCATGGAAGTGAAGTCTAAGAAGAGAAGCAGCAATTCTCATGTTTTTAGCCATGGCTTTCTCCAACACTGACATGACAATGTCATTGGCTTGAGGGCATGAGAATTGGTAGAACTGAGGAGAAAGACCATAAGATATTCCCCCCCTACTTCCATGGTTTCTTCCACCCCAACCAAAGTTGAAGCCAGGGTACGCATAAGAAGATAGTAGTGAAGTTGAAACCAAAGCTATCACAAGAAGATTATTGAGTTTGATGAAATGCATTGTGAAAAATGCCAAGAGTTTAGAAGTTTcttgtttttggtttttgaagtgtgcatgttcttattattggattGGTTTTGTTTGGTATATATACTACTCAGAGTGATCAAATCAAACCACTCTCACTCTTCACCAAATCTTCTAATGTGGGAAAGCAAAAGAGCTATGAATCAATGACTTCTTCAAACAGCATCCATATTTGTCCTTGCCTTGATTCTGAATTTCTGATGTAATTTGTTCAATTCTGTTTCACAGTGGTTGTGCTATTACCTGCTCTAGATTTGATAAAAAGGGGCAAAGAATCCATTTTTTCCTCCAAGTTTAATTTTTAAGCACTGTACAAAGTTTTACACTACTATTAAGGTTAAAAGTATGGCAGATAAGTACTCGGCCGAAAATGGAAATAAATGTACATGTATCTGTCATGATCACATGGGAAATGCCACTTTGATTTGGGACCAAATAAAGGGTTACACTTATTCTCTAAAGTTAGGCATCTAGTTGCATTAGAtgccttttatttatttacaataaACACCAATCTCATCcttcaaaaaaattataaggGATAAAAATGATatcaaaaaagttttaaaagtgacaaatttatcttttatcaaacaaatttattcttttttgagTATTATTATTCATACTGAATAATCACATTCTCTTGCCTTGTTGATTCATGTAAATTATCTCAGAAGATATTTCTTACGTGTAGAACAATTGAAATTTGACTTTGTCATAATTTATTATCAAAAGAAGTTAACATATTTGAATAGctgtatttctttctttctttggttTCTTTATGGGATGCAAGGAAAAAGAGAGAGGACTTTGGTTCGAAGAATAGAACAAGTGCCCTGAGGGCCTGACATTACTCAATACTTTCAGTTTCCATTCATGTTACACAAATGAACATTGGTGAACTTCAATATTGAACCATATTGCACTGTGAATTGCTTAAGGTGAAATGTTTCAAAGAGTTGGTAAAGGCAGTTCATACTTTAGAGTCAGCAATTTTGATTTCATGACTTGGGCATACACTAGTCAACAGCTAGAAATTCTTATGCATATTAATACAATATTTGATCACTAAAATCATGATACATAAGCAACATAATTATACATTTATTGAATCAAACTTAATATATTTCACAATAAAATgtaatcaaatttaaaatgttgGTAACATTACTCTGAGTACCTTTGAAACATCACcaagtttttatatatatatataaagcacaCCACATCTCTGCTAATGTGCTATTGGTTATTGCTGATGTATCTCAGGAATTTTGCAGAATATGCCATCTTAATGtttgaaaacaaagaaaggaatGGAATCATGTATGACAAATGTAGTTGCAATCACATTTTGCAAAACTTGCATTCCCGTAGTTCCTTAGTCATATATGCAATCACATCTTGAGAGTACAACTTTATTTACAAACCAAGTTTCTTTGGTCTCAAATATGTGGAAGACCCCTTTTTCAAACCTTGCATGCAGACTTGCTGTTGCTGCTTAGCCAACTTTTCTTTCTCCTCCTGCTTCTGTTTTCTCTTGACCTCTGCTTGCATCTTCTTCAAATTCTCCATCTCCTCCTCCATGGCCGTCTTCTCTTGTTTCTGTTTCTTCTTATGCTCCAGCAATGATGTATCAGACTCCTTAACAGAGAAAAACATGGGTCCAAGCTCAGCCAACCACTGGGGCTCCACGGCTGTAGCACATTGCATATACTCCTTCGTGGTTAGGATTAACTCGTGATAAACCACGTACTCCGGAGTTGCACCCATGCCATAGAGTGCGCTACTGGGGTGTAGATGACACGGCATCCCAGTCCGGCAGTTGACATACTCTCCAACACCCTTTAATCTTGCTGCATTGTGGAAGTATGCTGAGCAAATTGCTTTTCTGACTATGTCTGTATCAGGCCAACAGGTGATTAGAGAGATCTTCAGTGTCTTGAGAATATCAAGCAGCTGGGATCTCACCTCTCTGGCCTTTCTTAGACCTTTAACATGCAAAAAATGATCATTACACCAGTCACCTCTGTAATCATGCTGTTTCCATTGCTGATAGACATTGTACAGGGTTAAGTGATCAGATTCTGGCACAAAAAATCTTTCGCGTGCAGCATCACTCGCCTTTGCTCGGTCCTTGGGTCTAAAGAAAACTGACGGTACTGAAAGCATGGAAACAATCGTCAGAACCTCCTCAAGGCACCCTAGCTGTTCACCCATCAAAAGCATCTTGGCAAGTGGAGGGTCCAGTGGAAACTCAACCATTTTCCAGCCAAGATCTGTTAAGGCACCCACATTGTTAAGGGCACCCAATAACCACAACTGGTACATAGAATTGAGAATATTATCTTGCGGAGGTGGGTCCATGAAATCAAAATCAAGTAAATTATCA contains:
- the LOC112696335 gene encoding peroxidase 9-like encodes the protein MHFIKLNNLLVIALVSTSLLSSYAYPGFNFGWGGRNHGSRGGISYGLSPQFYQFSCPQANDIVMSVLEKAMAKNMRIAASLLRLHFHDCFVQGCDASILLDDSPAIVSEKNSGPNKNSIRGFEVIDEIKAKLEEECPQTVSCADILALAARGSTILSGGPNWELPLGRRDSRTASLIGSNNKIPPPNATIENLITFFKRQGLDEVDLVALSGAHTIGVARCATFKQRLYNQNGKNEADVSIERTFYFGLKTVCPRSGGDNNISPLDFGSPRMFDNTYFKFILQGRGLLNSDQVLLSGGVIKTQELVKKYAQDEALFFQQFAMSMIKLGNLRPITGFNGQVRKNCRRVN